The Microbacter sp. GSS18 genome has a segment encoding these proteins:
- a CDS encoding SDR family NAD(P)-dependent oxidoreductase: MASEDRHPEEATSLSGRTYLITGANAGLGYFASEQLVRRGATVIMTGRNPNRLASARAALHRRIPDADSAQVQTMILDTANLGSVRAAAATVGARTPLAGLLLNAGIVHPPKERMTTVDGHELVFATNVLGHYALAGTLLLSLARAGGRMVWLGSMSTSLSHYEPVDPELTEGYTGWRAYVQSKVATTALAFEADRRLREANVDVTSVVAHPGYAIGGRTVGIHGVNQPSRGKRFVDNLQAPMSHSKESGARVLVHALVGADVEGGQMWGPRFRVHGAPHPQAADRLTRDPEVADRLWHVCEDTTGVHWPFGKAVKVRR; this comes from the coding sequence GTGGCGAGCGAGGACCGACACCCCGAGGAGGCGACGAGTCTGTCCGGGCGCACCTACCTCATCACCGGAGCGAACGCGGGTCTCGGCTACTTCGCGAGCGAGCAGCTGGTCCGCCGCGGCGCGACCGTCATCATGACCGGGCGCAACCCGAACCGGCTCGCCTCGGCGCGCGCTGCGCTGCACCGACGCATCCCGGATGCCGATTCGGCCCAGGTGCAGACGATGATCCTCGACACCGCCAACCTCGGGTCGGTGCGCGCCGCCGCCGCGACGGTGGGCGCGCGCACGCCGCTGGCGGGCCTGCTGCTGAACGCCGGCATCGTGCATCCGCCCAAGGAGCGCATGACGACGGTGGACGGGCATGAGCTCGTCTTCGCCACGAACGTCCTCGGGCACTACGCGCTCGCCGGAACGCTGCTGCTGTCGCTGGCGCGCGCGGGCGGCCGCATGGTGTGGCTCGGCAGCATGTCGACGTCGCTGTCGCACTACGAACCCGTCGACCCCGAGCTGACGGAGGGCTACACCGGCTGGCGGGCTTACGTGCAGTCCAAGGTCGCCACCACCGCGCTCGCGTTCGAAGCCGACCGGCGTCTGCGCGAGGCGAACGTCGACGTCACGAGCGTCGTGGCGCATCCCGGCTACGCCATCGGCGGCCGCACCGTCGGCATCCACGGAGTGAACCAGCCGAGCCGGGGCAAGCGCTTCGTCGACAACCTGCAGGCGCCGATGTCGCATTCGAAGGAGTCCGGTGCGCGTGTGCTGGTGCACGCCCTGGTCGGGGCGGATGTCGAAGGCGGGCAGATGTGGGGGCCGCGGTTCCGCGTGCACGGCGCGCCGCACCCGCAGGCGGCCGACCGGCTCACGCGCGACCCCGAGGTCGCCGACCGGCTGTGGCACGTGTGCGAGGACACCACCGGCGTGCACTGGCCGTTCGGCAAGGCCGTCAAGGTCAGGCGCTGA
- a CDS encoding metal-dependent transcriptional regulator has protein sequence MASPAVDDYLKTIYHHTEWQDDPITPSQLATTLGLAPSSVTEMVRKLAAQGLVSHRPYGPISLTDAGRRRAAATCRRHRLIETWLVREFGYAWDEVHDEAEILEHAISDRLLEGIDARLGRPRFDPHGDAIPDADGNVDREPFILLADAGPGHTGRVLRVSDRDPELLRAIESAGVEVGAEVTVTDAATIRVGGAPVPLPMGATDALWLTA, from the coding sequence GTGGCATCCCCCGCCGTGGACGACTACCTCAAGACGATCTACCACCACACCGAGTGGCAGGACGATCCGATCACGCCGTCGCAGCTCGCGACGACGCTCGGTCTCGCGCCCTCGAGCGTGACCGAGATGGTGCGCAAGCTCGCGGCCCAGGGCCTGGTGTCGCACCGCCCGTACGGTCCGATCTCGCTGACGGATGCCGGCCGCCGCCGAGCCGCGGCGACGTGCCGCCGTCACCGCCTGATCGAGACGTGGCTGGTGCGCGAGTTCGGCTACGCGTGGGACGAGGTGCACGACGAGGCCGAGATCCTCGAGCACGCCATCAGCGACCGCCTGCTGGAGGGCATCGACGCGCGCCTCGGCCGCCCTCGCTTCGACCCGCACGGCGACGCCATCCCCGACGCCGACGGGAACGTCGACCGCGAGCCGTTCATCCTGCTCGCCGATGCCGGGCCCGGCCACACCGGTCGCGTCCTGCGCGTGAGCGATCGCGACCCCGAGCTGCTGCGGGCGATCGAGAGCGCGGGAGTGGAGGTCGGCGCGGAGGTGACGGTGACGGATGCCGCCACGATCCGCGTCGGCGGCGCACCGGTCCCCCTTCCCATGGGCGCGACCGATGCGCTGTGGCTCACCGCGTGA
- a CDS encoding YdeI/OmpD-associated family protein, producing MGALDDGEKVVAADAASWRGWLSANHATTKGAWLVRPRRGSGLTLVDYEDAIRQALCFGWVDGPIRVFDERTSGLWFAPRRPTSGWAATNKTRVAELEAAGLLAPAGIRAIEVAKANGSWTVLDNAEALREPDDLAAALDAVAAARTAWDAFPPSARKLGISAVDTARRAETRAARIAKIVADAAEGKRP from the coding sequence ATGGGGGCGCTCGACGACGGCGAGAAGGTCGTGGCGGCCGATGCCGCGTCGTGGCGCGGCTGGCTGTCAGCCAACCACGCCACGACGAAGGGGGCGTGGCTGGTGCGCCCGCGGCGCGGCTCGGGCCTGACCCTCGTCGACTACGAGGACGCCATCCGCCAGGCGCTGTGCTTCGGCTGGGTCGACGGACCGATCCGCGTCTTCGACGAGAGGACGAGCGGCCTGTGGTTCGCCCCGCGGCGCCCCACGAGCGGCTGGGCGGCGACCAACAAGACCCGTGTGGCCGAGCTCGAGGCCGCAGGTCTGCTCGCGCCCGCCGGCATCCGCGCCATCGAGGTGGCCAAGGCCAACGGCTCGTGGACCGTCCTCGACAACGCCGAGGCGCTGCGTGAGCCCGACGATCTGGCCGCCGCACTCGACGCGGTCGCGGCCGCGCGAACGGCGTGGGACGCGTTCCCGCCGTCGGCCCGCAAGCTCGGCATCAGCGCCGTCGACACCGCCCGCCGCGCCGAGACCCGGGCGGCGCGCATCGCGAAGATCGTGGCTGATGCCGCGGAAGGGAAGCGCCCATGA
- a CDS encoding HAD-IIA family hydrolase — MRTRSDIECWLTDMDGVLVHENTPIPGAADLLEHWRFTGTPFLVLTNNSIFTPRDLSARLKASGLVVPEDSIWTSALATAQFLASQLPGGSAFVIGEAGLTTALHEAGFVLTETDPDYVVVGETRNYSFEAITKAIRFIRGGARFIATNPDATGPSTEGVLPATGAISALITKATDQAPYVVGKPNPMMFRSALNRIGAHSETTGMIGDRMDTDVVAGIEAGLHTVLVLTGISEDGDVGRFPFRPDEVLGSVAELLPDEPVESEMPEGL, encoded by the coding sequence ATGCGCACGCGTTCCGACATCGAGTGCTGGCTCACCGATATGGACGGCGTGCTCGTCCACGAGAACACCCCGATTCCGGGAGCCGCAGACCTGCTGGAGCACTGGCGCTTCACCGGCACGCCGTTCCTGGTGCTCACGAACAACTCGATCTTCACGCCGCGAGATCTGAGCGCGCGGCTGAAGGCATCCGGTCTCGTCGTCCCCGAGGACTCGATCTGGACCTCAGCACTGGCGACGGCGCAGTTCCTCGCATCGCAGCTCCCGGGCGGCTCGGCGTTCGTCATCGGCGAGGCGGGGCTCACCACGGCTCTGCACGAGGCCGGCTTCGTCCTGACCGAGACCGACCCCGACTACGTCGTGGTCGGCGAGACCCGCAACTACTCGTTCGAGGCGATCACGAAGGCGATCCGGTTCATCCGCGGCGGCGCGCGGTTCATCGCCACCAACCCCGACGCGACGGGCCCGTCGACCGAGGGCGTGCTGCCGGCGACGGGCGCGATCTCGGCGCTCATCACGAAGGCCACCGATCAGGCCCCGTACGTCGTCGGCAAGCCGAACCCGATGATGTTCCGCTCGGCGCTGAACCGCATCGGCGCGCATTCCGAGACCACGGGAATGATCGGCGACCGTATGGACACCGATGTCGTCGCCGGCATCGAGGCGGGCCTCCACACCGTGCTCGTCCTGACCGGCATCAGCGAGGACGGCGACGTCGGGCGGTTCCCCTTCCGTCCCGACGAGGTACTCGGCTCGGTGGCCGAGCTGCTTCCCGACGAGCCGGTCGAGTCCGAGATGCCCGAGGGTCTCTAG
- a CDS encoding TrmH family RNA methyltransferase, whose protein sequence is MSDEQPEPTLPHGVGPWPGGPDAWPEDPRYDRELLADGDRRNVVDRYRYWTMDAIVADLDTRRHGFHVAIENWQHDMNIGSIVRSANAFAAAEVHIIGRRRWNRRGAMVTDRYQHVRHHEDVAAFRVWADAEGLSILAIDNVEGAVPLDRADVPERCVLLFGQEGPGLSPEALAAASAVVAITQYGSTRSINASAAGAVVMYEWCRRWAEAPAP, encoded by the coding sequence GTGAGCGACGAGCAGCCCGAGCCGACGCTGCCCCACGGCGTGGGACCGTGGCCCGGCGGACCCGACGCATGGCCGGAGGATCCCCGCTACGACCGCGAGCTGCTGGCGGACGGCGACCGCCGCAACGTCGTCGACCGGTACCGGTACTGGACGATGGACGCGATCGTCGCGGATCTCGACACGCGCCGGCACGGCTTCCACGTCGCGATCGAGAACTGGCAGCACGACATGAACATCGGCTCGATCGTGCGCAGCGCCAACGCGTTCGCCGCCGCCGAGGTGCACATCATCGGGCGGCGCCGGTGGAACCGGCGCGGAGCCATGGTCACCGACCGCTACCAGCACGTGCGCCATCACGAGGACGTCGCCGCCTTCCGGGTCTGGGCGGATGCCGAGGGCCTGTCGATCCTCGCCATCGACAACGTCGAGGGGGCGGTGCCGCTGGATCGCGCCGACGTCCCGGAGCGCTGCGTGCTCCTGTTCGGCCAGGAGGGCCCAGGACTCTCGCCGGAGGCGCTCGCCGCGGCATCCGCCGTGGTCGCGATCACGCAGTACGGCTCGACGCGCTCGATCAACGCCAGCGCCGCCGGCGCGGTCGTCATGTACGAGTGGTGTCGCCGGTGGGCGGAGGCGCCTGCGCCGTAG
- a CDS encoding MATE family efflux transporter: MERTRDTLNRDILRLAVPALGALVAEPLFLIVDSALVGHLGVVPLAGLGIASAVLQTIVGLMVFLAYSTTPAVARRFGAGDSSKAVSAGIDGMWLALGLGAVLALVGYIAIPVVVPLFGATAAVAEQAGIYLGISMWGLPAMLIVFAATGLLRGMQDTVTPLWIAGLGFGANAVLNALFIYGFGWGIAGSAIGTVVAQWGMVAAFVVVVGRLARRHDATVRPQRDGVGGSARSGGWLFLRTVSLRIALLGTVAVAGGLGTGELAGWQVAFTIFSTAAFALDALAIAAQALIGKGLGAEDDRLVTRVLGRTVAWGLWFGVVVGLLIGGFSGLIGLVFTGDPAVAALVQPALIVLAVAQPVCGIVFVLDGVLIGAGDAKYLAIAGVLNLIPFLPAIVVIALLHPTGAWGLAWLAVAFFGVYMLARLGTLGWRVRGREWMTAGA; this comes from the coding sequence GTGGAGCGCACCCGAGACACGCTGAACCGCGACATCCTGCGCCTGGCGGTGCCGGCGCTGGGCGCGCTCGTGGCCGAGCCTCTCTTCCTCATCGTCGACTCGGCGCTCGTCGGCCACCTCGGCGTGGTGCCGCTGGCGGGCCTGGGCATCGCCTCGGCGGTGCTGCAGACGATCGTCGGCCTGATGGTGTTCCTCGCCTACTCGACCACGCCCGCGGTTGCCCGGCGATTCGGAGCCGGCGATTCGTCGAAGGCGGTGTCTGCGGGGATCGACGGGATGTGGCTCGCACTCGGCCTCGGGGCCGTCCTCGCCCTCGTCGGCTACATCGCCATCCCCGTCGTCGTGCCGCTGTTCGGAGCGACCGCCGCGGTCGCCGAGCAGGCGGGCATCTACCTGGGCATCTCGATGTGGGGCCTGCCGGCGATGCTCATCGTGTTCGCGGCGACCGGTCTGCTGCGCGGCATGCAGGACACCGTCACTCCGCTGTGGATCGCCGGGCTCGGGTTCGGCGCGAACGCCGTGCTCAACGCCCTGTTCATCTACGGATTCGGGTGGGGCATCGCCGGATCCGCCATCGGCACGGTCGTGGCCCAGTGGGGCATGGTCGCGGCGTTCGTCGTCGTGGTGGGCCGACTCGCCCGCCGCCACGATGCGACGGTGCGCCCGCAGCGCGACGGCGTCGGCGGCTCGGCGCGCTCGGGCGGATGGCTGTTCCTGCGCACGGTGTCGCTGCGGATCGCGCTCCTGGGCACCGTGGCGGTCGCCGGCGGCCTCGGCACCGGCGAGCTGGCCGGGTGGCAGGTCGCCTTCACGATCTTCTCGACCGCGGCGTTCGCGCTCGACGCGCTCGCGATCGCCGCGCAGGCGCTGATCGGCAAGGGCCTGGGCGCCGAAGACGACCGCCTCGTCACGCGCGTCCTCGGCCGCACGGTGGCATGGGGGCTGTGGTTCGGAGTCGTCGTGGGCCTGCTGATCGGCGGGTTCTCGGGCCTCATCGGCCTGGTGTTCACCGGCGACCCGGCGGTCGCCGCGCTCGTGCAGCCGGCACTGATCGTGCTCGCCGTCGCTCAGCCGGTGTGCGGCATCGTGTTCGTCCTCGACGGGGTGCTCATCGGCGCCGGCGACGCGAAGTACCTCGCGATCGCGGGCGTGCTGAACCTGATTCCGTTCCTGCCCGCGATCGTGGTGATCGCGCTGCTGCATCCGACCGGCGCGTGGGGCCTCGCCTGGCTGGCCGTCGCGTTCTTCGGTGTCTACATGCTCGCCCGCCTCGGCACCCTCGGCTGGCGCGTGCGCGGACGGGAGTGGATGACCGCCGGAGCATGA
- the ppk2 gene encoding polyphosphate kinase 2, with protein sequence MGKKKKHHGDTDETAPKKMKRKEYEKELERLHGELVAMQEWVKHTGAKVMIVFEGRDTAGKGGTIKAITERVSPRVFRVVALPAPNDRERSQMYFQRYMAHFPAGGEVVIFDRSWYNRAGVEPVMGFCTQEETDRFLDQVPLVEKAIVDNGIILVKYWLEVSPEEQTRRLEGRIDDPRKIWKLSAMDLKSYSRWFDYSRARDAMFKASDTSWAPWFIARTDDKKRGRLNVITHLLSQIPYEPIEREELELPERQDSGGYRDPNLPLRYIPTPY encoded by the coding sequence ATGGGCAAGAAGAAGAAGCACCACGGCGACACCGACGAGACCGCTCCGAAGAAGATGAAGCGCAAGGAGTACGAGAAGGAGCTCGAGCGCCTCCACGGAGAACTCGTGGCCATGCAGGAGTGGGTCAAGCACACCGGCGCGAAGGTCATGATCGTCTTCGAGGGTCGTGACACCGCCGGCAAGGGAGGCACGATCAAGGCGATCACCGAGCGGGTGAGCCCGCGCGTGTTCCGCGTGGTGGCCCTCCCGGCGCCGAACGACCGAGAGCGGTCGCAGATGTACTTCCAGCGCTACATGGCCCACTTCCCCGCGGGCGGCGAGGTCGTCATCTTCGACCGCAGCTGGTACAACCGAGCCGGCGTCGAGCCGGTGATGGGCTTCTGCACGCAGGAGGAGACCGACCGGTTCCTCGATCAGGTGCCGCTGGTCGAGAAGGCGATCGTCGACAACGGGATCATCCTCGTCAAGTACTGGCTCGAGGTGAGCCCCGAGGAGCAGACGCGGCGGCTCGAAGGGCGCATCGACGACCCGCGCAAGATCTGGAAGCTGTCGGCCATGGATCTGAAGTCCTACAGCCGCTGGTTCGACTACTCGCGTGCCCGCGATGCGATGTTCAAGGCGAGCGACACCAGCTGGGCGCCGTGGTTCATCGCGCGCACCGACGACAAGAAGCGCGGGCGGCTGAACGTCATCACCCACCTGCTGAGCCAGATCCCCTACGAGCCGATCGAGCGTGAGGAGCTCGAACTGCCCGAGCGTCAGGATTCCGGGGGCTACCGCGACCCGAACCTGCCGCTTCGCTACATCCCGACGCCATACTGA
- a CDS encoding phosphoribosyltransferase family protein has protein sequence MKWPSGTSSRAGMFRDRADAGRQLGAALAVMPWQDPVVLGLPRGGVPVAALVAEALDAPLDVIIVRKLGLPFSPETAMGAIGEGGVRVLDEALVRRFGVRRDEVSAVEAHERRTLDERVERLRGGHDRLDLTGRTAIIVDDGIATGATARAACLVARRLGAARVVVAAPVGGPDARKRLADADEVVCLLQPQYFQAVGAHYEVFGQTSDDEVVRILAAHRRPKGPTWTPPTS, from the coding sequence ATGAAGTGGCCCTCGGGCACGTCCTCACGGGCGGGCATGTTCAGAGACAGGGCGGACGCCGGCCGCCAGCTGGGCGCCGCGCTCGCCGTCATGCCGTGGCAGGATCCGGTCGTCCTGGGCCTGCCGCGCGGGGGTGTGCCGGTGGCTGCGCTGGTCGCCGAGGCGCTGGACGCACCGCTCGACGTGATCATCGTGCGCAAGCTCGGTCTCCCGTTCAGCCCCGAGACCGCCATGGGCGCGATCGGCGAGGGCGGGGTGCGCGTGCTCGACGAGGCCCTGGTCAGACGCTTCGGAGTCCGACGCGACGAGGTCTCCGCAGTGGAGGCGCACGAGCGGCGGACGCTCGACGAGCGCGTGGAGCGGCTGCGCGGCGGGCACGATCGGCTCGACCTCACCGGGCGCACCGCGATCATCGTCGACGACGGCATCGCGACGGGGGCCACGGCGCGGGCCGCGTGCCTCGTCGCCCGCCGGCTCGGCGCAGCCCGGGTCGTCGTCGCCGCCCCCGTGGGCGGACCGGATGCCCGCAAGCGCCTGGCGGACGCCGATGAGGTCGTATGCCTCCTGCAGCCGCAGTACTTCCAGGCCGTCGGCGCCCACTACGAGGTGTTCGGACAGACCTCGGACGACGAGGTCGTGCGGATCCTGGCCGCGCACCGCCGCCCGAAGGGGCCGACATGGACGCCGCCGACCAGCTGA
- a CDS encoding erythromycin esterase family protein: MDAADQLIADIRDLAHPLQGPADLEPVVRAARSRRFVALGEASHGTHDFYAWRAELTRRIIEDGRPTWIGVEGDWPDCWRIDRWVRGLTDRDADARIVLRGFERWPTWMWANTDVADFLDWLHELNLTRPEAQRVGFYGLDVYSLWDSLDRVMRWLADHQPDALPAALQAWQCFAPFDEDPHRYAWSTRMVPASCESDVVQLLTEVRHRFLADGDEAFDAMQNAEVAVQAERYYRAMVRTDRGSWNIRDIHMADTAERLRRHFGTDSRGIIWEHNTHVGDARATTMADAGMVNLGQLLRERHGDDAVLLVGFACHRGSVIAGSQWGAAEERMPVPPARAGSHEDLLHRALGDPSVIPLIGREHRPWPAHRAGHRAIGVVYDPAREAGNYVPTVMGARYDALLWFERAEALTPLRHEARPDEPEFETEPSGF, encoded by the coding sequence ATGGACGCCGCCGACCAGCTGATCGCCGACATCCGCGACCTGGCGCATCCGCTTCAAGGGCCGGCGGACCTCGAGCCGGTGGTGCGCGCGGCGCGGTCGCGGCGCTTCGTCGCTCTCGGCGAGGCTTCGCACGGCACCCACGATTTCTACGCGTGGCGCGCAGAGCTCACCCGGCGCATCATCGAGGACGGCCGACCGACGTGGATCGGCGTGGAGGGCGACTGGCCCGACTGCTGGCGCATCGACCGGTGGGTGCGGGGCCTCACGGACCGCGACGCCGACGCCCGCATCGTCCTGCGGGGATTCGAGCGGTGGCCGACCTGGATGTGGGCGAACACGGATGTCGCCGACTTCCTCGACTGGCTGCACGAGCTGAACCTCACGCGCCCCGAGGCTCAGCGCGTGGGGTTCTACGGACTCGACGTCTACTCGCTGTGGGACTCCCTCGACCGCGTCATGCGGTGGCTCGCCGACCACCAGCCCGACGCGCTCCCGGCAGCGCTGCAGGCCTGGCAGTGCTTCGCGCCGTTCGACGAGGACCCGCACCGCTACGCATGGAGCACGCGCATGGTGCCGGCATCCTGCGAGAGCGACGTCGTTCAGCTGCTGACCGAGGTGCGCCACCGGTTCCTCGCCGACGGCGACGAGGCCTTCGACGCGATGCAGAACGCCGAAGTGGCCGTGCAGGCCGAGCGGTACTACCGCGCGATGGTGCGCACCGACCGCGGGTCGTGGAACATCCGCGACATCCACATGGCAGACACCGCAGAGCGGCTCCGCCGCCACTTCGGGACGGACTCGCGCGGCATCATCTGGGAGCACAACACGCACGTCGGCGACGCGCGCGCGACGACGATGGCGGATGCCGGAATGGTCAACCTCGGGCAGCTCCTGCGCGAGCGGCACGGCGACGATGCCGTGCTGCTTGTCGGGTTCGCCTGTCACCGCGGGTCGGTCATCGCCGGCTCGCAGTGGGGAGCCGCAGAGGAGCGGATGCCGGTCCCGCCCGCTCGCGCGGGAAGCCACGAGGATCTGCTCCACCGCGCGCTCGGCGACCCGAGCGTCATTCCGCTGATCGGACGGGAGCATCGGCCGTGGCCCGCGCACCGGGCCGGGCACCGCGCGATCGGCGTCGTCTACGATCCCGCCCGCGAGGCCGGGAACTACGTGCCCACCGTGATGGGCGCGCGCTACGACGCGCTGCTGTGGTTCGAGCGGGCCGAGGCCCTGACTCCGCTGCGCCACGAGGCGCGGCCGGACGAGCCGGAGTTCGAGACCGAGCCGAGCGGGTTCTGA
- a CDS encoding Nramp family divalent metal transporter, producing MPKPPDGLRTPADAPTGVASAPTGPRRRAPSGPRLAWLIGPALVAGVAYLDPGNVASNMTAGARYGYLLVWVVVLGNVMAWLIQYLSAKLGIVTGESLPEILGRRMGSRWGRRAYWVQAELVAMATDIAEVIGGAVALWLLFDIPLLWGGAITGAVSIVLLLVQSRRGPRTFEFVVIGMVAIIAIGFTFGVFLAPPDPVGVAAGLIPRFEGADSVLLAASILGATIMPHAIYAHSALSRDRFAPDAKGGTPSSSAATDAAGHSHAGAGHEAPGDPGPGARIAAPLDTLRGITTTRLLRATKWDVTIAMLIAGTVNLAILLLAAANLAGVPGTDSLEGAYAALYAGLGPIVATLFAVGLLASGLASTSVGAYAGAEIMHGLLHVRVPLLARRLVTLAPALIILGIGFDPTLALVLSQVVLSFGIPFALVPLVALTAKKDVLGAHRNRVTTTIAGIAASVFLIALNVILLWLVFTGA from the coding sequence ATGCCGAAACCTCCGGACGGCCTCCGAACCCCCGCCGATGCGCCGACCGGCGTAGCGTCCGCCCCCACGGGACCGCGCCGACGCGCGCCCTCGGGGCCGCGTCTGGCGTGGCTGATCGGCCCGGCGCTGGTCGCGGGCGTCGCCTATCTCGACCCCGGGAACGTCGCCAGCAACATGACCGCGGGCGCCCGCTACGGCTACCTGCTGGTGTGGGTCGTCGTGCTCGGCAACGTCATGGCGTGGCTCATCCAGTACCTGTCGGCGAAGCTCGGCATCGTCACCGGCGAGAGCCTGCCCGAGATCCTCGGCCGCCGCATGGGCAGCCGCTGGGGCCGCCGCGCCTACTGGGTGCAGGCCGAACTCGTGGCCATGGCGACCGACATCGCCGAGGTCATCGGCGGCGCCGTCGCGCTGTGGCTGCTGTTCGACATCCCGCTGCTGTGGGGCGGCGCGATCACGGGCGCCGTGTCGATCGTCCTGCTGCTGGTGCAGTCGCGCCGGGGCCCCCGCACCTTCGAGTTCGTCGTCATCGGCATGGTGGCCATCATCGCGATCGGGTTCACGTTCGGCGTGTTCCTCGCCCCGCCCGACCCCGTCGGGGTCGCCGCCGGCCTGATCCCACGCTTCGAGGGAGCCGACTCGGTGCTGCTGGCCGCCTCGATCCTGGGCGCCACGATCATGCCGCACGCGATCTACGCCCACAGCGCCCTGAGCCGAGACCGCTTCGCACCCGACGCGAAGGGCGGCACACCCTCATCCTCCGCCGCGACCGATGCCGCCGGGCACTCGCACGCCGGTGCCGGCCACGAGGCTCCCGGAGACCCCGGCCCCGGCGCGCGCATCGCCGCTCCGCTCGACACGCTGCGCGGCATCACGACGACGCGCCTGCTGCGCGCGACCAAGTGGGACGTGACGATCGCGATGCTGATCGCCGGCACCGTCAATCTCGCGATCCTGCTGCTGGCCGCGGCGAATCTCGCCGGCGTCCCCGGCACCGACTCCCTCGAGGGGGCGTACGCGGCGCTGTACGCCGGGCTCGGCCCGATCGTTGCGACCCTGTTCGCGGTGGGCCTGCTCGCGAGCGGCCTCGCCAGCACGTCGGTCGGCGCCTATGCCGGCGCCGAGATCATGCACGGCCTGCTGCACGTCCGCGTGCCACTGCTGGCCCGGCGACTGGTGACCCTCGCGCCCGCGCTGATCATCCTCGGCATCGGCTTCGACCCGACCCTCGCGCTCGTGCTCAGCCAGGTCGTGCTGTCGTTCGGCATCCCGTTCGCACTCGTCCCCCTGGTGGCGCTCACCGCGAAGAAGGACGTGCTCGGCGCCCATCGCAACCGTGTCACCACGACGATCGCCGGCATCGCGGCATCCGTTTTCCTCATCGCCCTGAACGTGATCCTGCTGTGGCTGGTCTTCACGGGGGCGTGA
- a CDS encoding alpha/beta fold hydrolase — protein MSTLWGGTSSAEMADAARSDAALSPIDWSVHPPGSTADVVDVPSGRLARIAMGSPAGERVVLVPGMTGSKEDFVLMMPLLAAAGFHVEAFDMAGQYESHAAGPENLDPPGSRYTLELFVDDLVTVLAAQRGPAHVLGYSFAGTVAAVAAVRRPDLFASLTLLSAPPLAGQALRGFKILGPLSPFVPGRALGRPFIAALKWNVHRAPHDRAAFVTARFGLTRPSSVGDILALMKRTPDVAADLRATGIPVLVATGTGDVWHVEAHREFAEHLGAPFVALRTGHSPCETAPHQLTLAMLALARG, from the coding sequence GTGAGCACGCTCTGGGGCGGCACGAGTTCGGCGGAGATGGCGGATGCGGCGCGAAGCGACGCCGCGCTGAGCCCGATCGACTGGAGCGTCCACCCGCCGGGCTCCACGGCCGATGTTGTCGATGTTCCGAGCGGCCGGCTCGCGCGCATCGCGATGGGGTCGCCCGCGGGGGAGCGGGTCGTCCTGGTGCCGGGCATGACGGGGTCCAAAGAGGACTTCGTGCTGATGATGCCGCTGCTCGCCGCCGCGGGCTTTCACGTCGAGGCCTTCGACATGGCCGGGCAGTACGAATCCCACGCGGCCGGGCCCGAGAACCTCGACCCGCCCGGATCGCGCTACACCCTGGAGCTGTTCGTCGACGATCTCGTCACCGTGCTCGCCGCCCAGCGCGGGCCCGCGCACGTACTGGGTTACTCGTTCGCCGGGACCGTGGCCGCCGTCGCCGCCGTGCGACGCCCCGATCTCTTCGCGAGTCTCACGCTGCTATCGGCGCCGCCGCTGGCGGGGCAGGCGCTGCGCGGCTTCAAGATCCTGGGGCCCCTCAGTCCGTTCGTCCCCGGACGTGCGCTCGGGCGACCGTTCATCGCCGCCCTGAAGTGGAACGTCCACCGCGCGCCGCACGACCGGGCCGCCTTCGTCACCGCGCGGTTCGGCCTGACCCGGCCATCGAGCGTCGGCGACATCCTCGCTCTCATGAAGCGCACGCCCGACGTCGCCGCGGATCTTCGGGCGACGGGGATCCCCGTCCTGGTCGCGACCGGCACCGGCGACGTCTGGCACGTCGAGGCCCACCGGGAGTTCGCCGAACACCTCGGCGCTCCCTTCGTCGCACTGCGCACCGGGCACAGCCCCTGCGAGACGGCCCCGCATCAGCTCACCCTCGCGATGCTCGCGCTCGCCCGCGGGTGA